A DNA window from Streptomyces bacillaris contains the following coding sequences:
- a CDS encoding aldehyde dehydrogenase family protein produces MSPAGPQKLFIGGEWTEPADGHYEVVDPATEEVVGLAPEASRAQVYEAAAAAKAAFPAWSRTRPEERAAILDRTADLVRRDFAAHAEVARRESGATASTARGMQVGVGIARFRRYAKGALEPVEEAVPPQVNEAGPMGRAGIFGALAVRQPVGVVTCVTSYNNPWANPAGKIAPALAMGNTVVVKPAPQDPLSVYRMAAALAEAGVPPGVVNVVTGSGAEAGEAAVDSPDVDMVSFTGSTAVGQRIAEVCGRGMKRQLMELGGKGAALVLEDADLGSAVAGIGTTFSFYSGQICTAPTRVLVHRSRQDELIAGLAAYADALTVGDPADRATVVGPVISAAHRDRVEAYVELGRKEGARVVTGGARPAHPARGFYVAPTLLAGCTPDMRVVREEIFGPVVVVVPFDDEEEGVALANDSDYGLIDYVWSADVARAFRIARRLRSGGVGVNTVGRNMEAPFGGFRKSGVGRDVGSYALHAYSETQAIVWPG; encoded by the coding sequence GTGAGCCCCGCCGGACCGCAGAAGCTCTTCATCGGCGGGGAGTGGACCGAGCCCGCCGACGGCCACTACGAGGTCGTCGACCCCGCCACCGAGGAGGTCGTCGGCCTCGCCCCCGAGGCGAGCCGCGCCCAGGTGTACGAGGCCGCGGCGGCGGCGAAAGCGGCCTTCCCGGCCTGGTCGCGGACCCGTCCCGAGGAGCGCGCCGCGATCCTGGACCGTACGGCGGACCTCGTCCGGCGCGACTTCGCCGCCCACGCCGAGGTCGCCCGGCGGGAGAGCGGAGCCACCGCCTCCACCGCCCGGGGGATGCAGGTCGGGGTCGGCATCGCCCGCTTCCGGCGGTACGCGAAAGGCGCCCTGGAACCCGTCGAGGAGGCCGTCCCGCCGCAGGTCAACGAGGCCGGGCCGATGGGGAGGGCCGGGATCTTCGGGGCGCTGGCCGTCCGCCAGCCGGTCGGCGTGGTCACCTGCGTCACCTCGTACAACAACCCCTGGGCCAACCCGGCGGGCAAGATCGCGCCCGCCCTCGCGATGGGCAACACGGTCGTGGTGAAGCCCGCCCCGCAGGACCCGCTCTCGGTCTACCGGATGGCCGCCGCCCTCGCGGAGGCGGGCGTTCCGCCGGGGGTGGTGAACGTCGTGACCGGCTCGGGCGCGGAGGCGGGGGAGGCCGCCGTGGACTCCCCGGACGTCGACATGGTCAGCTTCACCGGCTCCACCGCCGTCGGGCAGCGGATCGCGGAGGTGTGCGGGCGCGGGATGAAACGGCAGCTGATGGAGCTGGGCGGGAAGGGCGCCGCGCTGGTCCTGGAGGACGCGGATCTGGGCTCGGCGGTCGCCGGGATCGGGACCACCTTCTCCTTCTACAGCGGACAGATCTGTACGGCCCCGACCCGCGTCCTGGTCCACCGCTCCCGCCAGGACGAACTGATCGCCGGGCTGGCCGCGTACGCGGACGCGCTCACCGTCGGGGACCCCGCCGACCGGGCCACGGTCGTCGGCCCGGTCATCTCCGCCGCCCACCGCGACCGGGTGGAGGCCTATGTGGAGCTGGGCCGGAAGGAGGGCGCGCGGGTGGTCACGGGCGGCGCCCGCCCCGCCCACCCGGCCCGGGGGTTCTATGTGGCCCCCACCCTGCTCGCCGGCTGCACCCCGGACATGCGGGTCGTCCGCGAGGAGATCTTCGGGCCGGTCGTCGTGGTCGTCCCCTTCGACGACGAGGAGGAGGGCGTGGCGCTCGCCAACGACAGCGACTACGGCCTCATCGACTACGTCTGGTCCGCCGATGTGGCCCGCGCGTTCCGGATCGCCCGGCGGCTGCGGTCGGGCGGGGTCGGCGTCAACACGGTCGGGCGGAACATGGAGGCCCCGTTCGGCGGGTTCCGCAAGAGCGGGGTGGGGCGGGACGTGGGCTCGTACGCGCTGCACGCCTACAGCGAGACGCAGGCGATCGTCTGGCCCGGCTGA